From a region of the Candidatus Limnocylindria bacterium genome:
- a CDS encoding molybdopterin-dependent oxidoreductase, with the protein MTNHWRDIKHADVILINGANPAEAHPVGFQWFVKAKLDTTKGPGQGGGAKIIHADPRYTRTSALADRYLRIRTGTDVAYFGGLINYVLQNKLYHEEYVKNYTNASFVVKDAFDFKDGLFTGYNPQTRSYDTSSWAYEQTAPPAATPGSGPTQPGAAAVEGPPTTSTGFAKRDMTLQDPKSVFQLMKKHYSRYTPEMVSSITGIPADQFLEVAKIVGEMGRPDKVMTIVYAVGLTHHTTGGQLIRSGALLQLLLGNMGRPGGGMNAERGHANIQGNTDHAISWEILPGYLRIPAPGQRNLDQYVDQSAAKKSDPNSWNFFGTNYRNFMVSLLKGWYGAAATKDNEFAFNFLPKPATNSSWMSIYDQALKGKMEGVILSGMTATSIGPDSNQVMKALANLKWLVVMDPLPTTSSEFWKAPGADPASIKTEVFMLPTTHWIEKDGSFVNSGRWMQWKEQVLPPEGEARHDHWIMAELFDRVKTLYRQNGGKFPDAINAMTLDWYKDPKKPELGEIAKEINGKDLATGKQMASFALLKADGTTTAGDWIYTGSYTEDGNLSKRRNGVQDIAKNDPTGMGFFPTWAWSWPLNRRVMYNRASADLDGKPWDPKRPGIQWNGSAWTGDVPDYPATMNPKDPAAWLPFIMNGEGVGRLFSNSMLDGPFPEHYEPMEAPIPNPLHPNQSEDPVAFLYDQAAGRPNRFGKVDKYPYVATSYRLTEHEHYVTQHVPLLVGLQPQAFVEVPEELAKEKGIANGDRVRVWSERGKIEVAAAVTKRLGPIKLAGSDKPVYHIGIPIHWGFVGVSADQNPDKSKFWLANALTPFVGDVGARTPEFKAFLVNIEKID; encoded by the coding sequence ATGACGAACCACTGGCGTGACATCAAGCACGCCGACGTCATCCTCATCAACGGCGCGAACCCCGCTGAGGCGCACCCCGTTGGGTTCCAGTGGTTCGTGAAGGCGAAGCTCGATACGACGAAGGGACCCGGCCAGGGCGGCGGCGCGAAGATCATCCATGCCGACCCGCGCTACACGCGCACGTCGGCACTCGCAGACAGGTATCTGCGCATCCGGACGGGGACCGACGTCGCCTACTTCGGCGGGCTCATCAACTACGTGCTGCAGAACAAGCTCTATCACGAGGAATACGTCAAGAACTACACGAACGCCTCGTTCGTCGTGAAAGATGCCTTCGATTTCAAGGACGGGCTGTTCACCGGCTACAACCCGCAGACGCGCTCGTACGACACCTCGTCATGGGCCTACGAGCAGACGGCGCCACCCGCCGCAACGCCGGGCAGCGGTCCGACGCAGCCGGGCGCGGCCGCGGTCGAGGGTCCGCCAACGACGAGCACCGGTTTCGCGAAACGCGACATGACGCTGCAGGACCCCAAGAGCGTGTTCCAGCTCATGAAGAAGCACTACTCGCGCTACACGCCGGAGATGGTCTCGAGCATCACCGGCATCCCCGCAGACCAATTCCTCGAGGTCGCGAAGATCGTCGGCGAGATGGGACGGCCGGACAAGGTCATGACCATCGTGTATGCCGTCGGCCTCACGCATCACACCACCGGTGGCCAGCTCATCCGCTCGGGCGCGCTGCTGCAATTGCTCCTTGGCAACATGGGCCGACCGGGCGGCGGCATGAACGCGGAGCGTGGCCACGCGAACATCCAGGGCAACACGGACCACGCGATCTCGTGGGAGATCCTCCCTGGCTACCTGCGCATACCCGCGCCCGGCCAGAGGAACCTCGACCAGTACGTCGATCAAAGTGCCGCGAAGAAGAGCGACCCGAACTCGTGGAACTTCTTCGGCACGAACTACCGCAACTTCATGGTCAGCTTGCTCAAAGGCTGGTACGGAGCGGCGGCGACGAAGGACAACGAGTTCGCGTTCAACTTCCTCCCCAAGCCGGCCACGAACTCGTCATGGATGTCGATCTACGACCAGGCCCTCAAGGGCAAGATGGAGGGGGTCATCCTCTCCGGCATGACGGCCACGTCCATCGGGCCCGATTCGAACCAGGTGATGAAGGCGCTTGCGAACCTCAAGTGGCTCGTCGTGATGGATCCACTGCCGACGACGAGCTCCGAGTTCTGGAAGGCGCCCGGCGCGGATCCGGCCTCGATCAAGACCGAGGTCTTCATGCTACCGACGACGCACTGGATCGAGAAGGACGGCTCGTTCGTCAACAGCGGCCGCTGGATGCAGTGGAAGGAGCAGGTCCTCCCGCCAGAAGGGGAGGCGCGCCACGATCACTGGATCATGGCCGAGCTTTTCGACCGCGTGAAGACGCTCTATCGCCAGAACGGCGGGAAGTTCCCCGACGCGATCAACGCCATGACGCTGGACTGGTACAAGGATCCGAAGAAGCCGGAGCTCGGCGAGATCGCCAAGGAGATCAACGGAAAAGATCTCGCGACCGGCAAGCAGATGGCGAGCTTCGCGCTGCTGAAAGCGGACGGGACGACCACCGCGGGCGACTGGATCTACACCGGCAGCTACACCGAAGACGGCAACCTGTCGAAGCGGCGCAACGGCGTACAGGACATCGCGAAGAACGACCCGACGGGTATGGGCTTCTTCCCGACGTGGGCCTGGAGCTGGCCCCTGAATCGCCGCGTCATGTACAACCGCGCGTCCGCGGACCTCGATGGCAAGCCGTGGGATCCCAAGCGTCCGGGGATCCAGTGGAACGGATCGGCGTGGACGGGGGACGTGCCGGACTACCCGGCGACCATGAACCCGAAGGATCCGGCCGCGTGGCTGCCATTCATCATGAACGGCGAAGGCGTCGGCCGCCTGTTCTCGAACTCGATGCTCGACGGTCCGTTCCCCGAGCACTACGAGCCGATGGAAGCGCCGATCCCCAACCCTCTGCATCCCAACCAGTCCGAGGACCCGGTGGCCTTCCTCTACGACCAGGCCGCCGGCAGGCCGAACCGTTTCGGGAAGGTCGACAAGTACCCGTACGTTGCGACGAGCTACCGGCTCACGGAGCACGAGCACTACGTGACGCAACACGTGCCGCTGCTCGTCGGTCTGCAGCCACAGGCGTTCGTCGAGGTGCCCGAGGAGCTCGCGAAGGAGAAGGGCATCGCGAACGGCGACCGCGTTCGCGTGTGGAGCGAGCGCGGCAAGATCGAGGTCGCGGCGGCCGTGACGAAGCGCCTCGGCCCGATCAAGCTGGCCGGGAGCGACAAGCCCGTGTACCACATCGGCATCCCGATCCACTGGGGATTCGTCGGGGTCTCGGCCGACCAGAACCCCGATAAGAGCAAGTTCTGGCTCGCGAACGCTCTGACGCCGTTCGTCGGCGATGTAGGGGCGAGGACCCCCGAGTTCAAGGCGTTCCTCGTCAACATCGAGAAGATCGATTGA
- the nrfD gene encoding NrfD/PsrC family molybdoenzyme membrane anchor subunit → MPPAEHFAAPPYWEWWILGYFFFGGLSGGSYAIGTLIRLVGTAADQRAARIAFIVSFLALLPCPIFLIADLGQPLRFINMLFDASNGGLAFKPWSPMSLGSWALLGFGLFSFVSFLGAVADSGWHAADPIARILRGTVGAVWNVIGTGLGFFVSGYTGVLLSVSNQPIWSDGWPLGGVFLASSLTGAVALLLLLANSRRDIDAGTTVRLALADRNFALLEIVLIAVFIATVALAGTIGKMAGVWLLLWLVVIVGLAAPFTISRLGAARRWAPVTAPILALLGVLALRALVIFSAQI, encoded by the coding sequence ATGCCGCCCGCTGAACACTTCGCGGCGCCGCCCTACTGGGAGTGGTGGATCCTCGGCTATTTCTTCTTCGGCGGCCTATCCGGCGGCTCGTACGCGATCGGAACTCTGATCCGTCTCGTCGGCACCGCCGCGGATCAACGTGCGGCGCGCATCGCGTTCATCGTCAGCTTCCTCGCGCTGCTTCCATGCCCGATCTTCCTCATCGCCGACCTGGGCCAGCCTCTTCGCTTCATCAACATGCTGTTCGATGCGTCGAACGGCGGGCTCGCGTTCAAGCCGTGGTCGCCGATGTCGCTCGGCTCGTGGGCGCTGCTGGGCTTCGGTCTGTTCTCGTTCGTGTCGTTCCTCGGCGCGGTGGCCGACAGCGGATGGCATGCGGCCGACCCGATCGCGCGCATCCTCCGCGGAACGGTCGGCGCGGTATGGAACGTCATCGGCACCGGGCTGGGGTTCTTTGTCAGCGGCTACACCGGCGTGCTCCTCTCGGTCTCCAACCAGCCCATATGGAGCGATGGATGGCCGCTGGGTGGCGTCTTCCTCGCGTCCTCGCTGACCGGCGCGGTCGCGCTGCTGCTCCTGCTGGCGAACTCGCGCCGCGACATCGACGCCGGCACAACGGTGCGCCTCGCGCTCGCGGACCGGAACTTTGCGCTGCTCGAGATCGTCCTCATCGCGGTCTTTATCGCTACGGTCGCCCTGGCCGGGACGATCGGGAAGATGGCGGGCGTGTGGCTGCTGCTGTGGCTGGTCGTGATCGTCGGTCTGGCGGCGCCGTTCACCATCTCGCGTCTGGGCGCCGCCCGTCGTTGGGCGCCGGTCACCGCGCCGATCCTCGCGCTGCTGGGTGTCCTAGCCCTGCGCGCCCTCGTGATCTTCTCCGCCCAAATTTGA
- a CDS encoding 4Fe-4S dicluster domain-containing protein: MAAFQERPMGFFTDTSICIGCKACEVACKEWNQLEGNKPELLLDSFDNTGQLDAQNWRHVEFIEQIPDNNGVVMTPTPIAGGQAWLMMSDVCKHCQNASCLEVCPTNAIVRTEYDSVLIQQDVCNGCRDCISACPYGVIGFNEKTGTAHKCTLCYDRLQNGMQPACAKACPTESIKFGYLDDLQAAADKRLTALQTAGYKKAQLYGRDATVYGGLNAFFLLMDKPEVYKLPNAQNATLPSRNNFAGYAGGFVTAVVGLVAGVLAFRSNRMNEKSDAAR, encoded by the coding sequence ATGGCCGCCTTCCAGGAGCGCCCGATGGGGTTCTTCACCGACACGTCGATCTGCATCGGCTGCAAGGCCTGCGAGGTCGCGTGCAAGGAGTGGAATCAGCTCGAGGGGAACAAGCCCGAGCTCCTCCTCGACAGCTTCGACAACACGGGGCAGCTCGACGCACAGAACTGGCGTCATGTCGAGTTCATCGAGCAGATCCCAGACAACAACGGCGTCGTCATGACACCGACACCGATCGCCGGCGGCCAGGCCTGGCTGATGATGAGCGACGTCTGCAAGCACTGCCAGAACGCGAGCTGTCTCGAGGTCTGCCCCACGAACGCGATCGTGCGCACCGAATACGACTCGGTGCTCATCCAGCAGGACGTGTGCAACGGTTGCCGCGACTGCATCTCGGCCTGCCCGTACGGCGTCATCGGCTTCAACGAAAAGACCGGCACCGCGCACAAGTGCACGCTCTGCTACGACCGTCTGCAGAACGGGATGCAGCCTGCGTGCGCGAAGGCGTGCCCGACCGAGTCGATCAAGTTCGGCTACCTCGATGACCTTCAGGCGGCCGCCGACAAGCGGCTCACCGCGCTGCAGACGGCCGGGTACAAGAAGGCGCAGCTCTACGGACGCGACGCGACGGTCTACGGCGGACTCAACGCCTTCTTCCTGCTCATGGACAAGCCCGAGGTGTACAAGCTGCCGAACGCGCAGAACGCGACGCTGCCGAGCCGCAATAACTTCGCCGGGTATGCCGGCGGCTTCGTCACCGCGGTCGTCGGTCTCGTCGCCGGCGTGCTCGCCTTCCGCTCGAACCGCATGAACGAGAAGTCCGATGCCGCCCGCTGA
- a CDS encoding formate dehydrogenase accessory protein FdhE → MSAVAERVTSYSERRRRAAELAERFDFAREPLALYGAVAEAQERAFDRAAADHPSLDDLPAYVVRAALPDVMSAVMTAGTETLREAVLLRFHEGDLERMVTSWLRGEAQDGTDVFLARAATGPVLEALPDVASALPRAHSSQGENPLQSPQARFCPTCGGSPQVSVFADSGEALVTGQRRLVCARCANEWVYPRMTCVACGETESSRLVVLADPQQLPYLRVDACERCKRYIVSVDARLEGHAVPVVDEIAAIPLDIAAAERGFTKLTPNLMGF, encoded by the coding sequence TTGAGCGCCGTCGCTGAGCGCGTCACCAGCTACTCGGAGCGCCGACGCCGCGCGGCAGAGCTTGCCGAGCGCTTCGATTTCGCGCGCGAGCCGCTCGCCCTCTACGGCGCGGTCGCGGAAGCGCAGGAGCGCGCGTTCGATCGCGCGGCCGCGGATCATCCCAGCCTCGATGACCTCCCGGCATACGTCGTGCGCGCGGCGCTACCTGACGTGATGAGCGCGGTCATGACCGCCGGAACGGAAACGCTGCGCGAAGCGGTGCTCCTGCGCTTCCACGAGGGTGATCTCGAGCGCATGGTCACGTCCTGGCTGCGCGGCGAAGCGCAGGATGGGACCGACGTTTTCCTGGCGCGCGCGGCGACCGGCCCGGTGTTGGAAGCTCTTCCCGATGTTGCGAGCGCGCTGCCGAGGGCCCATTCATCGCAGGGGGAGAACCCCCTGCAATCCCCCCAAGCGCGATTCTGTCCGACGTGCGGCGGATCGCCGCAGGTGAGCGTGTTCGCCGACAGCGGCGAGGCGCTCGTCACGGGTCAGCGGCGCCTCGTATGCGCGCGTTGCGCGAACGAATGGGTCTACCCGCGCATGACATGCGTGGCCTGCGGCGAGACGGAGTCGAGCAGGCTCGTCGTGCTGGCGGACCCGCAGCAGCTCCCGTACCTGCGCGTCGACGCCTGCGAGCGCTGCAAGCGGTACATCGTCAGCGTGGACGCGCGCCTAGAAGGACACGCGGTGCCGGTCGTTGATGAGATCGCCGCGATACCGCTCGACATCGCGGCCGCGGAGCGTGGCTTCACGAAGCTCACGCCGAACCTGATGGGGTTCTGA
- a CDS encoding AAA family ATPase, which produces MASAAPSATSHAPASAAPRPAEASAPLAPATIEETGLTSAFVADLTLKLLYQRATTAAELTQILCLPLKILQPVLDFCKTEHLVEVKGGAGVTASTYVYMITEKGSIRAKEAMARNGYVGAAPVPLAAYVTRVRAQSVGAVQVTWDGLKKALAHLVLPELTLRQLGPAINSAQSIFLFGPPGTGKSTISKALATMLQGSIVVPYAILVGQQVIRVYDPSRHRPLVELDARFDRRWVPVSRPFVEVGGELTLEDLDLVYDQNSKVHEAPFQMKASGGVLLIDDFGRQRASPDQLLNRWIVPLDRDVDFLTTADGRKIEVPFDVLLVFATNRTPSSLVDEAFLRRIQYKIEIKPPTPEEFSEILRRVCENQKITFYPKAAEWIAKYCLERNISLRSCHPRDLMQHLGAAARFLGKPAELTPELVQLACETYFVAI; this is translated from the coding sequence ATGGCAAGCGCAGCACCATCGGCGACATCGCACGCGCCCGCTTCTGCGGCCCCACGGCCGGCCGAAGCATCGGCGCCGCTCGCACCGGCGACGATCGAGGAGACCGGCCTCACGTCGGCATTCGTTGCCGACCTCACGCTGAAGCTCCTCTACCAGCGCGCGACGACGGCCGCCGAGCTGACGCAGATCCTCTGCCTGCCCCTCAAGATCCTCCAGCCCGTCCTCGACTTCTGTAAGACCGAGCACCTCGTTGAGGTGAAGGGCGGCGCCGGCGTGACCGCGTCGACGTACGTCTACATGATCACGGAGAAGGGCTCGATCCGCGCGAAAGAAGCGATGGCGCGCAACGGCTACGTCGGCGCCGCGCCGGTTCCGCTCGCGGCGTACGTCACACGGGTGCGCGCGCAGTCGGTCGGCGCGGTGCAGGTCACCTGGGATGGACTGAAGAAGGCGCTCGCGCATCTCGTGCTGCCGGAGCTGACGCTCCGTCAGCTCGGGCCGGCGATCAACAGCGCGCAGTCGATCTTCCTCTTCGGCCCACCCGGCACCGGCAAGTCGACGATCTCGAAGGCGCTCGCGACGATGCTCCAAGGCAGCATCGTCGTGCCGTACGCGATCCTCGTCGGCCAGCAGGTCATCCGCGTGTACGACCCATCGCGTCACCGCCCGCTCGTCGAGCTCGACGCGCGATTCGACCGCCGCTGGGTCCCGGTCTCACGCCCGTTCGTTGAGGTCGGTGGTGAGCTGACGCTCGAGGACCTCGATCTCGTCTACGACCAGAACTCGAAGGTCCACGAAGCGCCGTTCCAGATGAAGGCGAGCGGCGGCGTTCTCCTCATCGACGACTTCGGCCGCCAGCGTGCCTCGCCCGACCAGCTCCTCAACCGCTGGATCGTCCCGCTCGACCGTGACGTCGACTTCCTGACGACGGCCGACGGTCGCAAGATCGAAGTGCCGTTCGACGTCCTGCTCGTCTTCGCGACGAACCGCACGCCCTCATCGCTGGTCGATGAAGCGTTCCTGCGGCGCATCCAGTACAAGATCGAGATCAAGCCGCCGACGCCTGAGGAATTCTCCGAGATCCTTCGTCGGGTCTGCGAGAACCAGAAGATCACCTTCTATCCGAAGGCGGCGGAGTGGATCGCGAAGTATTGCCTCGAGCGGAACATCTCGCTGCGCTCATGCCACCCGCGTGACCTCATGCAGCACCTCGGTGCCGCGGCGCGCTTCCTCGGGAAACCGGCGGAGCTCACGCCGGAGCTGGTGCAACTCGCCTGCGAGACGTACTTCGTAGC